The proteins below are encoded in one region of Acuticoccus sediminis:
- a CDS encoding PaaI family thioesterase, with protein MKAEIGGPIDGETERRIRDSFGRQGLMAHLGATLHEVRHGLVSIRMPFRAELSQQHGYFHAGGTSAIADSAGGYAAYTTFPAASSVLTVELKINLLNPAYGEALEARGTVIKAGRTLTVCQIEVFAERDDERVLVALAQQTLICLEGRRDTPAGPR; from the coding sequence ATGAAGGCTGAGATCGGCGGTCCGATCGACGGTGAGACCGAGCGGCGCATTCGCGATAGCTTCGGGCGACAGGGGCTCATGGCTCATCTCGGCGCGACGTTGCACGAAGTCCGGCACGGTCTCGTTTCCATCCGGATGCCGTTCCGGGCGGAGCTGTCGCAGCAGCATGGATACTTCCATGCCGGCGGCACGTCGGCGATCGCGGATTCGGCGGGCGGATACGCGGCATATACGACCTTTCCGGCGGCAAGCTCCGTTCTGACCGTGGAGTTGAAGATTAACCTCCTCAATCCGGCATATGGGGAAGCCCTCGAGGCGCGCGGAACCGTGATCAAGGCCGGTCGAACACTCACCGTCTGCCAGATCGAGGTGTTCGCGGAGCGGGACGACGAGAGGGTCCTCGTCGCCCTCGCGCAGCAGACGCTGATCTGCCTGGAAGGACGGCGGGATACGCCGGCCGGCCCGCGTTGA
- a CDS encoding nucleotidyltransferase domain-containing protein, whose translation MLDSAQAIDTIAAALREEDAVAALFLSGSYATGTQDDYSDLDFVVVSPGGPSDHVVETWRGAVVRTGEIVFWRDRRPQAALINAITDDWLRIDVTIVTPEQISSQPRSPLQPLIDRDEISDKVVTPAGRTGADPRLARYQFEEFIRVLGLVSVAAGREEYINGVTGIFHLRNLLIELLVEETGAPERGGALHLNRLISDEQKALLQALPLPVATREGMITAHLAYAAAYLPRARRLARIWGVDWPERFETATWKRLHDTLSIEPPYARA comes from the coding sequence ATGTTGGACTCGGCCCAAGCAATCGACACCATTGCCGCTGCGTTGCGCGAGGAGGACGCCGTCGCCGCCCTCTTCTTGAGCGGTAGCTACGCCACGGGGACGCAGGACGATTACAGCGACTTGGATTTCGTGGTGGTGTCACCAGGCGGTCCCTCGGATCATGTCGTCGAGACATGGCGCGGCGCGGTGGTGCGCACGGGCGAAATCGTCTTCTGGCGGGATCGTCGTCCCCAGGCCGCTCTGATTAATGCGATTACGGATGATTGGCTGCGGATCGACGTCACGATCGTTACGCCCGAGCAGATAAGCTCGCAGCCGAGGAGCCCGCTTCAGCCCTTAATCGATCGTGACGAGATCTCCGACAAAGTGGTGACGCCCGCAGGGCGAACGGGTGCGGATCCTCGCCTTGCGAGATATCAGTTCGAAGAGTTCATCCGGGTTCTGGGACTTGTTTCGGTGGCAGCGGGCCGAGAAGAGTACATCAACGGGGTCACCGGGATCTTCCATCTGCGCAATCTCCTCATCGAGCTTCTGGTGGAGGAGACGGGCGCGCCAGAGAGGGGTGGTGCGTTGCACCTAAACAGGTTGATATCCGACGAGCAAAAGGCCCTGCTGCAGGCATTGCCGCTCCCGGTCGCAACGCGCGAGGGAATGATTACCGCGCACCTCGCCTATGCCGCAGCCTACCTCCCCCGCGCCCGCCGGCTCGCCCGTATATGGGGTGTCGACTGGCCGGAGCGCTTCGAAACGGCCACCTGGAAGCGGCTCCACGACACGCTTTCGATAGAGCCGCCCTATGCACGCGCCTGA
- a CDS encoding (2Fe-2S)-binding protein, with the protein MHDDDRKAVFSMTRRETLRAGTATAAAAVLAPAASAQTDTALVPGVSPEPGETTTINVVINGEPKSIAVDTRASLLDLLRERLALTGAKKGCDHGQCGACTVHVDGRRVASCLTLAAKVDGREVTTIEGLSDGETLHPMQQAFIDHDALQCGYCTPGQIMAAVACVAEGNATSPERIREYMSGNICRCGAYVGIVAAIQDAAAEMERG; encoded by the coding sequence ATGCACGACGACGACCGCAAGGCGGTGTTCTCCATGACGCGGCGCGAGACCTTGCGCGCCGGAACGGCCACGGCCGCCGCGGCGGTTCTCGCACCCGCTGCGTCCGCCCAGACGGACACCGCCCTCGTGCCCGGCGTCTCTCCCGAGCCCGGAGAGACGACAACAATCAACGTCGTGATCAACGGCGAGCCCAAGAGCATCGCCGTGGATACGCGCGCCTCGCTCCTCGACCTCCTACGCGAGCGACTCGCCCTGACCGGCGCCAAAAAGGGCTGCGATCACGGCCAGTGCGGCGCGTGCACCGTGCATGTCGACGGCCGGCGCGTCGCCTCATGTCTGACGCTGGCCGCCAAGGTGGACGGGCGCGAGGTGACCACCATCGAGGGCCTGTCCGACGGCGAGACACTGCACCCGATGCAGCAGGCGTTCATCGACCACGACGCGCTCCAGTGCGGCTACTGCACTCCGGGCCAGATCATGGCCGCGGTCGCCTGCGTCGCCGAGGGCAACGCCACCTCGCCGGAGCGCATCCGCGAATATATGAGCGGCAACATCTGCCGCTGTGGCGCCTACGTCGGCATCGTCGCCGCGATTCAGGACGCCGCCGCCGAGATGGAGCGCGGCTGA
- a CDS encoding FAD binding domain-containing protein, with product MEPFTYTRPTSVPAAIAAFAEAGERARYIAGGTTLYDLMKLGVDTPAHLVDVGAIAGLDRIDTAGDTLRFGGGAPMADVAADPVVAGEYPVLAEALWKAASQQLRNMATVGGNLLQRTRCLYFRHGAGGLYPCNKREPGSGCAAIGGLDRGQAVLGQSDACTAVSPGDWPVALVALDASVEVEGPEGARTFPVADLYRLPGETPHLEFTLRPGEIVTAITVPATAAGRRSTYHKVRERESYAFALASAAVALEMDGNTVAEARIALGGVATVPWRARAAEAVLAGATLTRDRALEAGRAAFADARSGRHNAFKIPLGAETVADAVMIAAGRTL from the coding sequence ATGGAGCCCTTCACCTACACCCGCCCCACGAGCGTCCCCGCGGCCATCGCCGCCTTCGCCGAGGCCGGAGAGCGCGCCCGCTATATCGCCGGCGGCACGACGCTCTACGACCTCATGAAGCTCGGCGTCGACACCCCGGCGCACCTCGTCGACGTCGGCGCCATCGCCGGGCTCGACCGGATCGACACCGCCGGCGATACGCTGCGCTTCGGCGGCGGAGCGCCGATGGCGGACGTCGCGGCCGATCCGGTCGTCGCGGGCGAGTATCCGGTGCTCGCCGAGGCACTTTGGAAGGCCGCCTCGCAGCAGCTGCGCAACATGGCGACCGTCGGCGGCAACCTGCTGCAGCGCACCCGGTGCCTGTACTTCCGCCACGGCGCGGGCGGGCTCTACCCGTGCAACAAGCGCGAGCCCGGCTCGGGCTGCGCCGCGATCGGCGGGCTCGACCGGGGACAGGCGGTGCTCGGCCAGTCGGACGCCTGCACCGCCGTCTCGCCGGGCGATTGGCCGGTCGCCCTCGTCGCGCTGGATGCATCGGTGGAGGTCGAGGGGCCGGAGGGGGCGCGAACGTTCCCCGTCGCCGACCTCTACCGCCTCCCCGGCGAGACGCCGCATCTGGAATTCACGCTGCGGCCGGGGGAGATCGTCACCGCGATCACCGTGCCCGCGACGGCGGCCGGGCGCCGCTCGACCTACCACAAGGTGCGCGAGCGCGAGAGCTACGCCTTCGCGCTGGCCTCCGCCGCGGTGGCGCTGGAGATGGACGGCAACACGGTCGCCGAGGCCCGCATCGCGCTCGGCGGCGTCGCGACGGTTCCCTGGCGCGCCCGTGCGGCCGAGGCCGTGCTCGCCGGAGCCACGCTGACGCGCGATCGCGCGCTGGAGGCCGGCCGCGCCGCGTTCGCGGATGCCCGGTCGGGCCGCCACAACGCCTTCAAGATCCCCCTCGGCGCCGAAACCGTCGCCGATGCCGTCATGATCGCCGCCGGGAGGACCCTGTGA
- a CDS encoding xanthine dehydrogenase family protein molybdopterin-binding subunit, which yields MLTPTKDRLRIDAREKVLGRPIFAADVPLPGLLHAMTTPARIARGRITAIDTAAAVAVPGVVRVFTHEDFSGIRVTPATLGGNQPGFQPMTGPDVVFRGQPVALVVAETLEAASEAARLVDVTYDAASFTATMDDPGAEPQPFETTIEAGDAAAAFATSEMTVEAEYRLAQNHHNPIEMISTTAHFEDGRLVVREGTQNSNSMRAATAGALGLDPGAVDVLSPYCGGGFGQKNVLQLQSVLVSRAAMMLGRPVKLVMPRAQLFHTASHRPASRHHIRLGASRDGRIAAVLYDTEQENARYDHFFRTGYHEATSRHYGIPAYRGRERLVRIDTSPPGHMRAPHEHPGSFALECAVDELAGGLGMDPVALRLANDAARDPVTGKPFSSRTLGQCLSRGAKLFGWDDRSAEPGSMVAGDGSLIGWGVAAGIYKGSMFPCVARLRVQANGVTRLSLSGHEMGQGFRSVAGAELMELLSIDADRLEIRCGDTSAVQQHHTAGSWGAAGAASAIRAVAEKFIAALTDLGGALSPGESVHQRLMALKRPVLEVEVEHLGTSQGPEALETLRRGGVAVVGPEYPDFVSFSWIAHFVEVRVEPSTRRIRVPRVVSVADCGRVMNRRTATSQVQGGVVWGIGAALREAAEIDPATGFVLNADLADYVVPVNADIGDITVELLDVPDPMLNASGVRGVGEVAMVGAAAAVANAVHHATGRRVRHLPIRIEDLL from the coding sequence ATGCTGACCCCCACGAAGGACCGCCTGCGCATCGACGCGCGCGAAAAAGTTCTCGGCCGTCCCATCTTCGCGGCCGACGTCCCACTACCCGGCCTCCTCCACGCGATGACGACCCCCGCGCGGATCGCCAGGGGCCGCATCACGGCGATCGACACCGCGGCCGCCGTGGCGGTGCCGGGCGTGGTTCGCGTCTTCACGCACGAAGATTTCTCCGGCATCCGCGTGACACCGGCGACACTCGGCGGCAACCAGCCCGGCTTCCAGCCGATGACGGGGCCCGACGTCGTCTTCCGCGGCCAGCCGGTCGCGCTCGTCGTCGCCGAGACGCTGGAGGCGGCGAGCGAGGCCGCCCGCCTCGTCGACGTCACCTATGACGCGGCGTCCTTCACCGCGACGATGGACGACCCGGGCGCCGAGCCTCAGCCGTTCGAGACGACCATCGAGGCGGGCGACGCCGCCGCAGCCTTCGCCACCTCGGAGATGACGGTGGAGGCCGAGTACCGCCTCGCGCAGAACCACCACAACCCGATCGAGATGATCTCGACCACGGCGCACTTCGAGGACGGCCGCCTCGTCGTGCGGGAGGGGACGCAGAACTCCAACTCGATGCGGGCTGCCACCGCCGGGGCGCTCGGCCTCGACCCCGGCGCGGTCGATGTCTTGAGCCCCTACTGCGGCGGCGGGTTCGGGCAGAAGAACGTCCTTCAGCTCCAGTCTGTGCTGGTCTCGCGCGCGGCCATGATGCTGGGCCGGCCGGTCAAGCTGGTGATGCCGCGTGCACAACTCTTCCACACCGCCTCGCACCGCCCGGCGAGCCGCCACCATATCCGTCTCGGTGCCTCGCGGGACGGGCGCATCGCAGCGGTGCTCTACGATACCGAGCAGGAGAACGCGCGCTACGACCACTTCTTCCGCACCGGCTACCACGAGGCGACGAGCCGGCATTACGGCATCCCCGCCTACCGCGGGCGCGAGCGGCTGGTGCGGATCGACACCAGTCCGCCCGGTCACATGCGCGCCCCGCACGAGCACCCCGGCAGCTTCGCGCTCGAATGCGCCGTCGACGAGCTGGCGGGCGGCCTCGGCATGGACCCGGTCGCGCTGCGCCTCGCCAACGACGCCGCGCGCGATCCCGTCACCGGAAAACCCTTCTCGAGCCGCACCCTTGGCCAGTGTCTCTCGCGCGGCGCCAAGCTGTTCGGCTGGGACGACCGAAGCGCCGAGCCGGGCTCGATGGTGGCGGGCGACGGCTCGCTGATCGGCTGGGGCGTCGCCGCCGGCATCTACAAGGGGTCGATGTTCCCCTGCGTTGCGCGGCTGCGCGTGCAGGCGAACGGGGTCACGCGGCTGTCGCTGTCGGGCCACGAGATGGGCCAGGGCTTCCGCAGCGTCGCGGGCGCGGAGCTGATGGAGCTTTTGTCGATCGACGCCGACCGGCTCGAGATCCGCTGCGGCGACACCTCCGCGGTCCAGCAGCACCACACCGCGGGCTCGTGGGGCGCCGCCGGCGCGGCGTCTGCGATACGCGCGGTCGCCGAGAAGTTCATCGCGGCGCTGACCGATCTCGGCGGCGCGCTCAGCCCCGGGGAGAGCGTCCACCAGCGGCTGATGGCGCTCAAGCGGCCGGTGCTGGAGGTGGAGGTCGAGCATCTGGGGACCAGCCAGGGGCCCGAGGCGCTCGAAACGCTGCGCCGGGGCGGTGTGGCGGTCGTCGGACCGGAATACCCGGACTTCGTGTCGTTCTCGTGGATCGCGCACTTCGTCGAGGTCCGCGTCGAACCGTCGACCCGGCGGATCCGCGTGCCGCGCGTCGTCTCGGTGGCGGACTGCGGGCGGGTGATGAACCGCCGCACCGCGACGAGCCAGGTCCAAGGCGGCGTCGTCTGGGGCATCGGCGCGGCGCTCCGGGAGGCGGCCGAGATCGACCCCGCCACCGGCTTCGTCCTCAATGCCGACCTCGCCGACTACGTGGTGCCGGTGAACGCCGACATCGGCGACATCACCGTTGAGCTCCTCGACGTCCCCGACCCTATGCTCAACGCCTCTGGCGTGCGCGGCGTCGGCGAGGTCGCGATGGTCGGCGCCGCGGCGGCGGTCGCCAACGCCGTCCACCACGCGACCGGGCGGCGCGTACGGCATCTGCCGATCCGCATCGAGGATCTTCTCTGA
- a CDS encoding intradiol ring-cleavage dioxygenase, with translation MQSRREILHVLAAGAGLSATPVAALGEPVRLDPTPSCADDGEPTPTATRGPYFRPGSPERADVTGGRAEGTPLFVGGRVLGRDCRPVARALVDLWQADDSGRYDTSGNHLRGHQYTDEGGRWAFATIVPAPYTFRSMHIHFRVQRPGGAVLTTQVFFPGDPGHDRDPQFDPRLVLTVSRESGTRRGRFDFVLA, from the coding sequence ATGCAGTCGCGTCGCGAGATCCTGCACGTCCTCGCCGCGGGAGCCGGCCTGTCCGCCACACCGGTGGCCGCGCTGGGAGAGCCCGTCCGGCTCGATCCCACACCCTCCTGCGCCGATGACGGCGAACCGACGCCCACCGCCACCAGGGGCCCCTACTTCCGTCCGGGAAGCCCGGAGCGGGCGGACGTCACCGGGGGCCGGGCGGAGGGAACGCCGCTCTTCGTCGGCGGCAGGGTGCTGGGGCGCGATTGCCGCCCCGTCGCCCGCGCCCTCGTCGACCTCTGGCAGGCGGACGACAGCGGACGTTACGACACGAGCGGCAACCATCTGCGCGGCCACCAGTACACCGACGAGGGCGGCCGCTGGGCCTTCGCGACCATCGTCCCGGCGCCCTACACCTTCCGCAGCATGCACATCCATTTCCGCGTGCAGCGGCCGGGCGGAGCGGTGCTCACCACCCAGGTCTTCTTCCCCGGCGACCCCGGCCACGACCGCGACCCGCAGTTCGACCCGCGCCTCGTCCTCACGGTGTCGCGCGAGAGCGGCACCCGCCGCGGCCGCTTCGATTTCGTCCTTGCTTGA
- a CDS encoding DoxX family protein: MTTETEISGTPASRLDVTVARQPRLIIPALRDFYDRFEGVSYALLRAAFGLTIITHGIPKMLGIPHGSMADPMAGSTNLIGNVLSLPFAPQLAMVVALLETFGGLAVALGLATRVFAPMLAVQMAAICLAIGPTYPWIDRDIEYPIMLGFVALAIAIRGGGPYSLDRRLGIEL, from the coding sequence ATGACGACCGAGACCGAGATCTCCGGTACCCCCGCGTCCCGGCTCGACGTCACCGTCGCCCGCCAGCCACGCCTGATCATACCGGCGCTGCGGGACTTCTACGACCGGTTCGAAGGCGTGAGCTACGCGCTCCTGAGGGCCGCGTTCGGCCTGACCATCATCACCCACGGCATCCCGAAGATGCTCGGGATCCCGCACGGCTCAATGGCCGACCCGATGGCGGGCTCGACCAACCTCATCGGCAACGTGCTCAGCTTGCCGTTCGCCCCGCAGCTCGCGATGGTGGTCGCGCTGCTGGAGACCTTTGGCGGTCTCGCCGTCGCGCTCGGCCTCGCGACGCGCGTGTTCGCGCCGATGCTCGCCGTCCAGATGGCAGCGATCTGCCTCGCGATCGGCCCGACCTATCCCTGGATCGACCGGGACATCGAGTATCCGATCATGCTCGGCTTCGTAGCGCTCGCCATCGCGATCCGAGGCGGCGGCCCTTACTCGCTCGACCGCCGCCTCGGCATCGAACTCTAG
- a CDS encoding alpha/beta hydrolase, with amino-acid sequence MERVSFKNRDIDVAATLHVPDGFDETGRHPALVIATPGSSVKEQIGANYAARLAARGFIALTFDPS; translated from the coding sequence ATGGAACGGGTCTCGTTCAAGAACAGAGACATCGACGTCGCGGCGACACTTCACGTTCCGGACGGGTTCGACGAGACCGGACGCCACCCCGCCCTCGTGATCGCGACGCCCGGAAGCAGCGTGAAGGAGCAGATCGGCGCGAACTACGCGGCGCGTCTCGCCGCGCGCGGGTTTATCGCGCTGACGTTCGACCCGTCCTAA